The Staphylococcus haemolyticus region CTTAGAAGCTGTAACCTCAAGCACTAGTAGCTCAAGTTCGAGTAGTAGTTCGTCATCTTCTGCGGTTAGAAGTTCAACGTCTTCAAGTTCGTCAATGAGTCGTTCAAGTACGATGAATGCTTCACGAGTTGCAAAACAATCAAGTCAGCGTGCAGCTCAACAAGCTAGTCGAACAAACAGTATTACATATAATAATAAGGCATCAAAATTTAAACAAGACACTGGTAAAATTCAATCTCAACAAGCACGATCAATGGTTTCTACAAGACATAGATATAGACCAGGGGCCTCATATGCGTCACAATTTATGGCTACTTCATATTATAATAATTGGTTATATTTTTATTTTATTACATCCGGTATGTATAAAAATAAAACCAATCATGTTGAATACCAAAAAAACATGTTGAAACAACAAATGAAAGCGCATGAGAAATTATATACCATTACCGTTCAAACTAATAAAGGCAAACGTTTAGTTGTTGTCCCGAAAAAGCAATACGATGAAATTAAAAACGGTGAGAAAGTGAAAATTAAAAATAGTGCATTACAATAACTCACATTGAGTAGTCCAACGTTCTTAATAGAAGGGAGTTTTAGTAAAGTTTGTTCATCATTTTAAACTCTGTAATAGTCTAAAATGACATATTAAAAAAAGCGTCCCAATTATATTGAGACGCTTAAAGTTTATCTAGCATTAAATGATTCAATGGCTGCTTGGATTTCATCTCTAACACGCTGGAATTCTGACCAAGGTTTGCCAGCAGGATCGTCAAATCCCCAATGTTCCTTCTTTACATTAGGCGGCAAAACAGGACAGTTTTGATCAGCATCACTACATAGAGTTACTACTAAATCGGATTGGTTTAGTATAGTGTTGTCAATTAAATTAGAAGTATGGTTTGAGATATCAATTCCAACTTCTTTCATCGCTTCGATTGCTTTCGGATTGACACCGTGTGCCTCAATACCGCCAGAATATACTTGCCATTCATCACCTAAGATGTTCTTAGCCCAACCTTCAGCCATTTGGCTACGGCATGAATTACCTGTACA contains the following coding sequences:
- the arsC gene encoding arsenate reductase (thioredoxin), yielding MTKKIIYFICTGNSCRSQMAEGWAKNILGDEWQVYSGGIEAHGVNPKAIEAMKEVGIDISNHTSNLIDNTILNQSDLVVTLCSDADQNCPVLPPNVKKEHWGFDDPAGKPWSEFQRVRDEIQAAIESFNAR